In the Wenzhouxiangella sp. XN24 genome, one interval contains:
- a CDS encoding sodium-dependent bicarbonate transport family permease, with product MSLDPIVLFFILGLAAGLMRSELRLPGAIYEFLSVILLLAIGLKGGVELAQQSLGTLLPQMVAVVLMGFLLPVVAYPVLRMLGRLKRADAASIAAHYGSVSVGTYAVAVAWLASREISFEAYMPLLLVLLEMPAILIGIMLARGVSADTNWKQLGHEVFLGKSIVLLLGGLLIGWAAGPEALEPVGGLFFDLFHGVLALFLLEMGLVAASQVGSLRRHGIFLLAFGIAFPLFAAVVGGVLGLQIGLSIGGTMLLATLAASASYIAVPAAMRLAVPEANPTLSLTASLGVTFPFNILVGIPLYQKLAVLLHGSGG from the coding sequence ATGTCGCTCGACCCCATCGTCCTGTTCTTCATCCTCGGTCTCGCCGCGGGACTGATGCGCTCGGAGCTGCGCCTGCCGGGCGCGATCTACGAGTTCCTCAGCGTCATCCTGCTGCTGGCCATCGGCCTCAAGGGTGGCGTCGAGCTGGCCCAGCAGTCGCTCGGCACCCTGTTGCCCCAGATGGTGGCCGTCGTGCTGATGGGTTTTCTCCTCCCCGTGGTCGCCTACCCGGTATTGCGCATGCTCGGGCGCCTCAAGCGGGCGGATGCCGCCTCCATTGCCGCGCACTACGGCTCGGTCAGCGTCGGCACCTACGCCGTGGCCGTGGCCTGGCTGGCATCGCGCGAGATCAGTTTTGAAGCTTACATGCCGCTGCTGCTCGTCCTCCTGGAGATGCCGGCGATCCTCATCGGCATCATGCTGGCGCGCGGCGTCTCCGCCGACACGAACTGGAAACAGCTTGGTCACGAGGTCTTCCTCGGCAAGAGCATCGTACTGCTGCTGGGCGGGCTGCTGATCGGCTGGGCGGCGGGACCGGAGGCCCTGGAACCCGTCGGCGGCCTGTTCTTCGACCTGTTCCACGGCGTGCTGGCGCTGTTCCTGCTGGAGATGGGACTCGTCGCCGCCAGCCAGGTGGGGAGCCTGCGCCGCCACGGTATTTTCCTGCTGGCTTTCGGCATCGCCTTTCCGCTGTTCGCCGCCGTGGTGGGCGGCGTGCTCGGCTTGCAGATCGGGCTGTCGATCGGCGGGACGATGCTGCTCGCCACGCTCGCCGCGAGCGCGTCGTACATCGCCGTGCCGGCGGCCATGCGCCTGGCGGTGCCGGAGGCCAACCCGACCCTGTCGCTGACCGCCTCCCTGGGCGTCACCTTCCCCTTCAATATTCTCGTCGGCATCCCGCTGTACCAGAAACTCGCGGTATTGCTGCACGGTTCCGGAGGCTGA
- a CDS encoding transcriptional regulator: MHADPRKLVTIITEAAIERRLLEDLKRLGAHGYTVSDARGEGTRGIRSAGWEGSSNIRIEVVCDEATAEAMGRHLKAHYYAHYAMIMYFSDVGVLRPEKF; the protein is encoded by the coding sequence ATGCACGCAGATCCGCGCAAGCTGGTGACCATCATCACGGAAGCGGCCATCGAGCGCCGCCTGCTCGAGGACCTGAAACGCCTCGGCGCGCACGGCTACACGGTCAGCGATGCGCGCGGCGAAGGCACACGCGGGATCCGCAGCGCCGGCTGGGAAGGCAGCAGCAACATCCGCATCGAGGTGGTGTGCGACGAAGCCACGGCCGAGGCGATGGGCCGCCATCTCAAGGCGCACTACTACGCGCATTACGCGATGATCATGTACTTCAGCGACGTCGGCGTGTTGCGGCCCGAGAAGTTCTGA
- a CDS encoding SGNH/GDSL hydrolase family protein: protein MLDYRVVAAALFPWLFYQGREVRRVTPRLPEAPGPRAGTIGNGPPLRMLIAGDSAAAGVGAASQDEGLSGSLLKALKDEFTVHWRIDAKTGSRTADLLRRLESADAAGYDVAVLSLGVNDVTGGTRSHEFVARQKSLVELLKFRFGVRLVVLTGLPPMHLFPALPQPLRWCLGERAMAFTALLETVASGDPACRLVTPHLPEDIAYMASDGFHPGPKAYAAWGREVAAVIRAQFG, encoded by the coding sequence GTGCTGGATTATCGAGTTGTCGCGGCGGCCCTGTTCCCCTGGCTGTTCTACCAGGGCCGCGAAGTGCGGCGCGTCACGCCTCGGCTTCCGGAGGCGCCGGGTCCGCGGGCCGGGACGATTGGCAACGGACCGCCACTCAGGATGCTGATCGCCGGCGACTCGGCCGCGGCGGGCGTCGGCGCCGCGAGCCAGGACGAAGGGTTGTCGGGTTCCCTGCTGAAGGCGCTCAAGGACGAGTTCACCGTTCACTGGCGGATCGATGCGAAAACGGGCTCCAGGACGGCCGACCTGCTGCGTCGCCTGGAATCCGCAGATGCGGCAGGCTACGACGTCGCCGTGCTGTCACTGGGCGTGAACGACGTGACCGGCGGGACGCGCTCGCACGAGTTCGTCGCCCGACAAAAGAGCCTTGTCGAACTGTTGAAATTCCGTTTCGGCGTGCGGCTTGTCGTCTTGACCGGGCTCCCGCCCATGCACCTGTTCCCTGCGCTGCCACAGCCGCTGCGCTGGTGTCTCGGCGAGCGGGCCATGGCGTTCACCGCCCTGCTCGAGACCGTGGCGTCCGGCGATCCGGCGTGCCGTCTCGTCACGCCCCACTTGCCGGAGGACATCGCCTACATGGCCAGCGATGGCTTTCATCCCGGCCCGAAGGCCTACGCCGCGTGGGGCCGCGAGGTTGCCGCGGTGATCCGTGCGCAGTTCGGTTAA
- a CDS encoding alpha-L-glutamate ligase, protein MPLHSRFERLAKPAVYVIHENDEWVEPLRVAFRQRDIPFAEWFVDGGTIELADIPPHGVFYNRMSASSHTRAHRYAVELTAPLLGWLHAHGRRVVNGRRALQLEVSKFEQYLALQAVGVPTPRTFAANGRAEVLAAARALDSTPFIVKPNRGGKGLGVRLFHSLEELEDAPDADAVASLDGIELVQEYVRPARDSISRMEFIGGRFYYQVDVDTTGGFELCPADHCDIGDRFCPAGETPPQGDAAPASVAAKPKFVLSSDAPDAGLVARLERFFRENDAEIAAAEYVENKQGERFVYDINMNTNYNRQAELDAGGGRLGMERVAEFLGAELARSQAA, encoded by the coding sequence ATGCCGCTGCACAGCCGATTCGAGCGCCTGGCGAAGCCGGCGGTCTATGTCATTCACGAGAACGACGAGTGGGTGGAACCGTTGCGCGTCGCGTTCCGCCAGCGCGACATTCCCTTCGCCGAGTGGTTCGTGGACGGGGGCACCATCGAGCTGGCCGACATACCGCCGCACGGCGTGTTCTACAACCGCATGAGCGCCTCGTCCCACACCCGCGCGCACCGCTACGCCGTCGAACTGACGGCGCCGCTGCTCGGCTGGCTGCACGCTCACGGGCGCCGCGTGGTGAACGGCCGGCGCGCACTGCAGCTGGAGGTCTCGAAGTTCGAGCAGTACCTCGCCCTGCAGGCCGTCGGCGTGCCGACCCCGCGCACCTTCGCGGCCAACGGCCGGGCGGAGGTCCTCGCGGCCGCCCGCGCGCTCGACTCCACGCCGTTCATCGTCAAGCCCAACCGCGGCGGCAAGGGCCTGGGCGTGCGGTTGTTCCACTCGCTCGAGGAACTCGAGGACGCGCCGGACGCCGACGCCGTCGCGTCACTGGACGGCATCGAACTCGTGCAGGAATACGTCCGGCCGGCCCGCGATTCGATCAGCCGCATGGAATTCATCGGCGGCCGCTTCTATTACCAGGTCGACGTGGATACCACCGGCGGATTCGAGCTGTGTCCCGCCGACCACTGCGATATCGGCGACCGCTTCTGCCCGGCGGGCGAAACACCGCCGCAGGGCGACGCGGCTCCGGCGAGTGTCGCGGCGAAACCCAAGTTCGTGCTGTCGTCCGACGCGCCGGACGCAGGTCTCGTGGCGCGGCTGGAGCGTTTCTTCCGGGAGAACGACGCCGAGATCGCAGCGGCCGAATATGTCGAGAACAAGCAGGGCGAGCGCTTCGTCTACGACATCAACATGAACACCAACTACAACCGCCAGGCCGAGCTGGACGCCGGCGGAGGACGGCTCGGCATGGAACGGGTCGCGGAATTCCTCGGCGCCGAGCTGGCGCGTTCGCAAGCGGCCTGA
- a CDS encoding M28 family peptidase, with protein sequence MGDVIRGVLVLLVLTGGVVFSLAWPPAVPPPVVPASAPETEFSASRARLHLEAFAVVPRPVGSAAHRATRDYLVQALQEIGLEPRLQETTALRRSGNALRAARVTNVMALIPGRASSGAVVLLAHYDSVPVAPGVGDAGNGLAAILETARALQASPAMRNDVIVLFTDAEEVGLLGADAYVSQHPWAAETGIVLNAEGRGHAGEVHMFRTTPNNGGMIRVLGEAAPWPVATSLAGELFRLMPNDTDLSVFQAAGHAGMDFANVLALTHYHTPLDNLANADPRTLQHHGSYLLSLARGFGDTDFGQLAAPDRVYFSAPVIGLLHYPLSWALALAALAALLALAAIGGAARLGLVQWRGMGLGVLHLAAVLLLLPLLAMTAWGVLSRWIPELAWVPHGSPYDSGRYLLGMLLLAGALYLLSLRWLRRRLWPAEVLAANLVVWAALALVTAWHLPGASDVFLWPLLFALAGLAFWRPDLPRGQGVRALAVAILALPVVLIVPPLARGVELTLTLDMIAAPVVLTVLSLGLLALPLAVIGRGLGAVLPALLAAGGVLVLGLSIHGAGFDAERPRPNSMHYVAHPERDAALWYSRDPALDEWTSRILGADAVRAEMPDWFPEALGTNPAWQRSAPLVDTEGPRIEVLSDEPTDAGRRLRFRLVAPAGNHSTVLEWPAGRGIAGLRVDGQPDPSESGAEEPRRLLFFALPPGGVEIELEVADPKPLRLDIRANLPGLPRLDGAAPPSRPADTMPAGQLGDLTRLLATVEL encoded by the coding sequence ATGGGTGACGTGATTCGCGGCGTGCTGGTGTTGCTGGTCCTGACGGGCGGGGTCGTGTTCTCCCTTGCGTGGCCGCCCGCCGTGCCACCGCCGGTGGTGCCGGCAAGCGCTCCCGAAACGGAGTTTTCCGCGTCCCGCGCAAGGCTGCACCTGGAAGCGTTCGCGGTGGTGCCGCGGCCGGTGGGATCGGCAGCGCACCGCGCCACCCGGGATTATCTCGTCCAGGCGTTGCAGGAGATCGGACTCGAACCCCGGCTGCAGGAGACGACGGCGTTACGTCGCAGCGGCAACGCGCTCCGCGCGGCGCGGGTCACCAACGTCATGGCGCTCATCCCGGGCCGGGCTTCGTCCGGCGCTGTCGTGTTGCTGGCGCACTATGACTCCGTGCCGGTCGCGCCGGGGGTCGGTGATGCAGGAAACGGGCTTGCGGCGATCCTCGAGACGGCCCGCGCCCTGCAGGCGAGCCCGGCCATGCGCAACGATGTCATCGTGCTGTTCACCGACGCGGAGGAGGTCGGCCTGCTCGGCGCCGACGCCTACGTGAGCCAGCATCCGTGGGCGGCCGAAACGGGGATCGTGCTGAATGCGGAGGGTCGGGGGCATGCCGGCGAGGTCCACATGTTTCGCACGACGCCAAACAACGGCGGCATGATCCGGGTGCTCGGCGAGGCCGCTCCATGGCCCGTGGCCACCTCGCTCGCCGGCGAACTCTTCAGGCTGATGCCGAACGACACCGACCTCAGCGTGTTCCAGGCGGCGGGCCACGCGGGGATGGATTTCGCCAATGTTCTGGCGCTCACGCACTACCACACGCCGCTGGACAACCTCGCCAATGCCGACCCGCGCACCCTGCAGCACCACGGTAGTTATCTTTTGTCGCTGGCGCGGGGTTTCGGCGACACGGACTTCGGCCAGCTCGCCGCGCCCGACCGGGTCTATTTCAGTGCCCCGGTGATCGGCCTGCTGCATTACCCGCTTTCCTGGGCGCTGGCGCTGGCGGCGCTGGCCGCGCTGCTGGCGCTCGCAGCCATCGGCGGCGCTGCGCGGCTCGGCCTGGTGCAGTGGCGGGGCATGGGACTCGGGGTGTTGCACCTGGCGGCCGTGCTGCTCCTGTTGCCTTTGCTGGCCATGACCGCCTGGGGCGTGCTGTCGAGATGGATTCCGGAACTGGCGTGGGTGCCGCACGGCTCGCCCTACGACAGCGGGCGATACCTGCTCGGCATGCTGCTGCTGGCGGGTGCGCTTTACCTGCTTTCCCTGCGTTGGCTGCGCCGTCGCCTCTGGCCTGCAGAAGTGCTCGCGGCAAACCTCGTGGTCTGGGCGGCGCTGGCGCTGGTCACGGCCTGGCACTTGCCCGGCGCCAGCGATGTATTCCTCTGGCCGCTGCTGTTCGCGCTCGCCGGGCTCGCCTTCTGGCGCCCCGACCTGCCGCGCGGCCAGGGCGTGCGCGCCCTGGCCGTCGCGATCCTCGCGTTGCCGGTCGTACTGATCGTGCCGCCGCTGGCGCGGGGCGTGGAACTGACGCTGACGCTGGACATGATCGCCGCGCCGGTGGTGCTCACGGTCCTCTCGCTGGGGCTGCTCGCGCTGCCCCTGGCCGTCATCGGCCGCGGCCTGGGGGCCGTGCTGCCGGCATTGCTGGCGGCGGGGGGCGTGCTCGTCCTGGGGCTCTCGATTCATGGCGCCGGATTCGATGCCGAGCGACCTCGCCCGAACAGCATGCATTACGTCGCGCATCCGGAGCGGGACGCGGCGCTCTGGTATTCGCGTGATCCGGCGCTGGACGAGTGGACGAGTCGTATCCTCGGCGCCGATGCCGTGCGGGCCGAGATGCCCGACTGGTTTCCCGAAGCCCTTGGTACCAACCCCGCCTGGCAGCGCTCCGCGCCGCTGGTCGATACAGAGGGGCCCCGGATCGAGGTGCTGTCGGACGAGCCGACTGATGCCGGGCGGCGGTTGCGGTTCAGGCTCGTTGCGCCCGCGGGGAACCATTCGACGGTGCTCGAGTGGCCGGCCGGGCGGGGGATCGCAGGGCTGCGTGTCGATGGCCAGCCCGACCCGTCGGAGTCCGGCGCGGAGGAACCGCGTCGGCTGTTGTTTTTCGCCTTGCCGCCGGGCGGCGTCGAGATCGAACTGGAGGTCGCTGACCCCAAGCCGCTGCGACTCGACATCCGCGCCAACCTGCCTGGCCTGCCCCGGCTGGACGGCGCGGCTCCACCCTCGAGGCCTGCAGATACGATGCCCGCCGGCCAGCTCGGTGACCTGACGCGCCTGCTGGCGACCGTCGAGCTCTGA
- a CDS encoding nucleotide pyrophosphohydrolase codes for MKNLRFEDLESRLAEFAAARDWDPFHSPKNLAMALAAEAGELLEQFQWLTEEQSTRLTDERRTAVALELADIQLYLVRLAARLDIDLVSTAHRKIDLNAEKYPVEKSRGHARKYNEL; via the coding sequence ATGAAAAACCTGCGTTTCGAGGATCTCGAGTCACGCCTCGCGGAATTCGCGGCAGCGCGCGACTGGGATCCTTTCCACTCGCCGAAGAACCTCGCCATGGCGCTGGCGGCCGAGGCAGGCGAACTGCTCGAGCAGTTCCAGTGGCTCACGGAAGAACAGAGCACCCGGCTCACCGACGAGCGACGGACGGCCGTGGCCCTGGAACTGGCCGACATCCAGCTCTACCTGGTGCGGCTCGCGGCGCGGCTGGACATCGACCTGGTGAGCACCGCCCACCGCAAGATCGATCTCAACGCCGAAAAGTATCCCGTCGAGAAGTCACGGGGTCACGCCCGCAAGTACAACGAGCTTTAG
- a CDS encoding transcriptional repressor: MNQWHLKVQASGPRPEVQLRHESGLCRGWSGDIACRLCRSLGLHEGEQPCPKQQAWRLFLFAHAIEDEAALAENASEQGGDTTCESACQDNCPMSWEKKLADHGLAPTPARTMIAATLLTHAQHVTVDDVEHALREAGKKLSRNRIRKTLQEFVDWDLLQVIDVGDGTVFYDTDTSPHAHVYNVDTGELTDLRPEQTWITGLPELPRDVRLDAVQLVFRVRQATPPDLLPAGA; this comes from the coding sequence ATGAACCAGTGGCACCTGAAAGTCCAGGCATCAGGACCACGACCCGAGGTCCAGCTGCGGCACGAGTCCGGTCTCTGTCGCGGCTGGTCCGGGGATATCGCCTGCCGCCTGTGTCGCAGCCTCGGTCTCCATGAGGGCGAGCAGCCCTGCCCCAAGCAACAGGCCTGGCGCCTGTTTCTCTTCGCCCACGCGATCGAGGACGAAGCAGCACTCGCGGAGAACGCCTCCGAGCAGGGCGGCGACACCACCTGCGAATCCGCATGCCAGGACAACTGCCCGATGAGCTGGGAGAAGAAACTGGCGGACCACGGCCTGGCGCCCACTCCGGCGCGCACTATGATTGCAGCCACGCTTTTGACTCATGCGCAACACGTCACGGTCGATGACGTGGAACATGCGTTGCGCGAGGCGGGGAAGAAACTCTCGCGAAACCGAATCCGCAAGACCTTGCAGGAATTCGTGGACTGGGACTTGCTGCAAGTCATCGATGTGGGGGATGGCACCGTTTTCTATGACACGGACACGTCACCCCACGCGCACGTCTACAACGTGGACACGGGCGAACTCACGGACTTGCGACCGGAACAGACATGGATCACCGGCTTGCCGGAACTGCCGAGAGACGTGCGACTCGACGCGGTGCAGCTGGTCTTCCGCGTCCGGCAGGCAACACCCCCGGACCTCCTCCCCGCCGGCGCCTGA
- a CDS encoding efflux RND transporter periplasmic adaptor subunit has product MPINLPASRLLPGVLVAMALASPVAAETPVTAVDPEIGQGSQVLALSGNLIARRTAVLSPQVAGLVAAIRIDAGDRVAIGDELLRLDQDLAKLEVRRAEAVVEEARRALLEARRLRDEGRRLVESRFVPDTEVQAREAAVLQAEAAVSRVQSELEIAREQLAQHVVAAPFDGVITTRMVEVGEWVATGTAVAELVAPDELWLDVRVPQAYWTRIDADTRLRAFADPAPDTALDARIHARVPVKDPAARTFLLRLRVDDDSGRITPGMSARVELQLPGAGRVTTVPRDAILRYPDGTATVWVVDTRAEPLVAREQEVQLLRTLGERVELAGAFDPGLRVVIRGNEALKEGETVRLVEP; this is encoded by the coding sequence ATGCCCATCAACTTGCCCGCTTCACGCCTGTTGCCTGGCGTCCTTGTCGCCATGGCGTTGGCCTCCCCGGTCGCAGCCGAAACGCCGGTGACCGCCGTCGATCCCGAAATCGGCCAGGGCAGCCAGGTACTGGCGCTCAGCGGCAATCTCATCGCCCGCCGCACGGCGGTACTGTCTCCCCAGGTCGCCGGACTCGTCGCCGCGATCCGCATCGACGCCGGCGATCGCGTCGCCATAGGCGATGAACTGCTGCGCCTGGACCAGGACCTCGCAAAGCTGGAAGTCCGACGTGCCGAGGCTGTGGTGGAAGAGGCCCGGCGAGCCTTGCTGGAAGCTCGCCGGCTGCGCGACGAGGGACGGCGCCTGGTCGAAAGTCGCTTCGTGCCGGACACCGAGGTCCAGGCCCGTGAAGCCGCGGTGCTGCAGGCCGAAGCCGCCGTGAGCCGCGTGCAAAGCGAACTGGAGATCGCCCGCGAGCAGCTGGCGCAACACGTCGTGGCAGCCCCTTTCGACGGGGTGATCACCACGAGAATGGTCGAAGTCGGAGAATGGGTCGCCACCGGCACCGCCGTGGCGGAACTCGTGGCGCCCGACGAGCTCTGGCTGGATGTACGCGTGCCCCAGGCCTACTGGACCCGCATCGACGCGGATACGCGGCTGCGGGCCTTCGCCGATCCTGCACCGGACACGGCGCTCGACGCGCGCATTCATGCGCGGGTGCCGGTCAAGGATCCGGCGGCCCGCACGTTCCTGTTGCGACTGCGGGTCGATGACGATTCCGGCCGTATCACGCCGGGGATGTCCGCCCGCGTGGAATTGCAGCTGCCTGGCGCCGGCCGCGTCACCACGGTCCCGCGCGATGCGATCCTGCGTTATCCCGACGGCACCGCCACCGTCTGGGTGGTGGACACGCGCGCCGAGCCGCTCGTCGCGCGGGAACAGGAAGTCCAACTGCTGCGCACGCTCGGTGAGCGCGTGGAACTGGCCGGAGCGTTCGACCCGGGACTGCGCGTGGTGATACGGGGTAACGAGGCGCTCAAGGAGGGCGAGACCGTGCGTCTCGTCGAGCCATGA
- a CDS encoding efflux RND transporter permease subunit — MFAGIIRHGTIVAVVVLIICVLGILAALRIPVQMIPDLEVRVIGVDTRWPGATPQDVEKEILVEQEKYLRTLPNLNRMISRASDGRAEIELEFPFGVNLNEALIRVNNALSQVPAYPENVDEPRLEASSFSQNSFMFFRIAPLENNPFELDMKLMFNFLDENVRPRMERVPGISRINIWGGEDRQIRILVDPAALAERGITLDRIRTAVRERNRDTSGGDLELGKRRYLLRTIGRFNDLEDLEDLVIAQRGDSLIRLRDVAAVRMAYYEPRSLSFANGRQVMTIAVDREPGSNVINIKQALLPVVADINTQVLQPAGMEMSLTADDVLYVQASVANVWQNLALGALLATAVMFLFLRSFRATLVGVIGIPICTIAAFLGLLAFGRTVNVISLAGVAFAIGMTLDNSIVVLEAIERFRRQGMERRAAALAGVRMVWPAVLASTLTTVLVFAPIFFISQEAGQLYSDVAVAISASILASMLVAVSVVPSLSARLDFGTRGTRSGSVQSGVALRDGILAGVNWLIASTRRRLATLVIVTASVGAIIVTLTPPAEYLPEGEEPKTFARMLAPPGYNLSEMREIGAQVEAYLLPFVGDDPARFARGETPVPAMAYMNLSIAADNLRIIAETVDPAQIEPLMQALDTHFRSYPGMRAFASRGSIISSNDGGTRSVNLDITGRDLAEIYRVARLAYDRAEILFDNPRLGSSPASLSLDQPLVEIRPHWDRAAEMGLSAQQIGFAVSALTDGAFIDEYFRGDDKIDIFLFSTAGSEQALSNINDLPIYAPNAGVVPLSAIAEIVEIVDTDSIRRLNGRRAVTLNIIPPRSVALETALELVQDEVVDWLRREGQLSEGVSIDISGASDQLTETRAALAENYLVSVVLCLLVLIAIFGHWGWPLVILTSVPLGIAGGIGGLALLNGLGGLLPAVGLPAISQPFDMITMLGFLILLGVVVNNPILIVDRTLSNLREGMQDTVAAVSEAVASRIRPIMMSMITTLFGLAPLVFIPGEGTELYRGVGVIVLSGLLFATLVTLTFLPALLVTILQFSRGRPRRESTGDPRPGYVE, encoded by the coding sequence ATGTTCGCGGGCATCATCCGCCATGGCACCATCGTGGCCGTCGTGGTGCTCATCATCTGTGTGCTGGGCATTCTCGCGGCACTGCGTATCCCCGTGCAGATGATTCCCGATCTCGAGGTGCGCGTGATCGGCGTCGACACGCGCTGGCCCGGCGCCACGCCCCAGGACGTGGAAAAAGAGATCCTCGTGGAGCAGGAGAAGTACCTGCGGACGCTGCCGAATCTCAATCGAATGATCTCTCGCGCCAGCGACGGCCGGGCGGAAATCGAACTCGAGTTCCCCTTCGGCGTGAATCTCAATGAAGCGCTCATTCGCGTCAACAACGCGTTGAGCCAGGTGCCGGCCTATCCGGAGAACGTGGACGAGCCCCGCCTCGAGGCCAGCTCCTTCTCGCAGAACTCCTTCATGTTCTTTCGCATCGCGCCGCTCGAGAACAATCCTTTCGAGCTCGACATGAAGCTGATGTTCAACTTCCTGGACGAAAACGTCCGGCCCAGGATGGAGCGCGTGCCGGGCATCTCGCGGATCAATATCTGGGGCGGCGAAGACCGCCAGATCCGCATCCTGGTGGATCCGGCGGCGCTGGCCGAACGCGGCATCACGCTCGACCGGATCCGCACCGCCGTGCGTGAACGCAATCGCGACACCTCCGGCGGCGACCTCGAACTCGGCAAGCGCCGCTACCTGTTGCGCACCATCGGCCGCTTCAACGACCTGGAAGACCTCGAAGACCTGGTCATCGCGCAGCGCGGTGACAGCCTCATTCGTCTGCGCGACGTCGCCGCGGTCCGGATGGCGTACTACGAACCCCGCAGCCTGTCGTTCGCGAACGGCCGCCAGGTCATGACCATCGCGGTCGATCGGGAGCCGGGCTCGAACGTCATAAACATCAAGCAGGCCCTGTTGCCGGTCGTGGCCGACATCAACACGCAGGTGCTGCAGCCCGCCGGCATGGAAATGAGTCTCACCGCCGACGACGTGCTCTATGTGCAGGCTTCCGTGGCCAACGTCTGGCAGAATCTCGCGCTCGGCGCATTGCTCGCCACCGCCGTCATGTTCCTCTTCCTGCGGTCGTTCCGCGCCACGCTGGTGGGGGTGATCGGCATCCCCATCTGCACGATCGCCGCCTTTCTCGGCCTCCTCGCCTTCGGCCGCACCGTCAATGTCATCTCGCTGGCCGGCGTGGCGTTCGCCATCGGCATGACGCTCGACAACAGCATCGTGGTGCTCGAGGCGATCGAACGGTTCCGCAGGCAAGGCATGGAGCGGCGCGCGGCGGCTCTCGCCGGGGTGCGCATGGTGTGGCCGGCCGTGCTCGCCTCCACGCTCACGACGGTGCTGGTGTTCGCGCCGATCTTCTTCATCAGCCAGGAGGCGGGACAGCTCTATTCGGACGTGGCGGTGGCGATCTCGGCATCGATTCTCGCCAGCATGCTGGTCGCCGTGTCCGTCGTGCCGAGCCTCAGTGCGCGACTGGATTTCGGTACGCGCGGCACCCGCAGCGGGAGCGTACAGTCCGGCGTGGCGTTACGCGACGGGATCCTCGCCGGAGTGAACTGGTTGATCGCCTCGACCCGGCGACGCCTGGCCACACTGGTCATCGTCACCGCTTCCGTGGGCGCCATCATCGTCACCCTCACGCCGCCGGCGGAATACCTGCCCGAGGGCGAGGAACCCAAGACCTTCGCGCGCATGCTCGCCCCGCCGGGCTACAACCTGAGCGAAATGCGCGAGATCGGCGCGCAGGTCGAGGCCTACCTCCTGCCCTTCGTCGGCGACGATCCCGCGCGTTTCGCGCGTGGCGAGACACCCGTGCCGGCGATGGCTTACATGAACCTCTCCATCGCCGCCGACAACCTCCGCATCATCGCCGAGACCGTCGACCCGGCACAGATCGAGCCCCTGATGCAGGCCCTCGACACCCACTTCCGCAGTTATCCGGGGATGCGCGCCTTCGCGAGTCGTGGCTCCATCATCTCCAGCAATGACGGGGGGACCCGCAGCGTCAATCTCGACATCACGGGTCGCGACCTCGCCGAGATCTATCGCGTGGCGCGGCTTGCCTACGACCGTGCCGAGATCTTGTTCGACAACCCGCGACTGGGCTCTTCGCCCGCCTCCCTGTCGCTGGACCAGCCGCTCGTCGAGATCCGTCCGCACTGGGATCGGGCGGCCGAAATGGGCCTGAGCGCACAGCAGATCGGTTTCGCGGTGTCAGCTTTGACCGACGGCGCCTTCATCGACGAGTACTTCCGCGGTGATGACAAGATCGATATCTTCCTGTTCAGCACGGCCGGCAGCGAACAGGCCCTGTCGAACATCAACGACCTGCCGATCTATGCGCCCAACGCCGGCGTGGTGCCGTTGTCCGCGATTGCGGAGATCGTCGAAATCGTGGACACGGACTCGATCCGCCGCCTGAACGGCCGGCGAGCGGTCACCTTGAATATCATTCCGCCGCGCAGCGTCGCGCTCGAAACCGCGTTGGAGCTCGTGCAGGACGAAGTGGTGGACTGGCTGCGGCGGGAAGGACAGTTGTCGGAAGGCGTCAGCATCGACATCTCCGGCGCCTCCGACCAGTTGACGGAAACGCGCGCCGCACTGGCTGAAAACTACCTGGTCTCCGTCGTGCTGTGCCTGCTCGTCCTGATCGCGATCTTCGGCCACTGGGGCTGGCCGCTCGTGATCCTGACCTCGGTGCCGCTGGGGATCGCAGGCGGCATCGGCGGGCTCGCGCTGCTCAACGGGCTGGGCGGGCTCCTCCCGGCCGTCGGCCTGCCCGCCATCAGCCAGCCCTTCGACATGATCACCATGCTCGGCTTCCTGATCCTGCTCGGCGTGGTGGTCAACAATCCCATCCTGATCGTCGATCGCACGCTGAGCAATCTGCGCGAGGGCATGCAGGACACGGTCGCAGCGGTCAGCGAGGCCGTGGCCTCGCGCATCCGGCCGATCATGATGTCGATGATCACCACGCTGTTCGGCCTGGCCCCGCTGGTCTTCATACCCGGGGAAGGCACGGAGCTCTACCGGGGAGTCGGCGTGATCGTGCTCTCAGGACTGCTGTTCGCCACGCTGGTGACGCTGACCTTTCTCCCGGCGTTGCTGGTCACCATCCTCCAGTTCAGTCGTGGCCGGCCACGTAGGGAAAGTACTGGCGATCCGCGCCCAGGATATGTCGAGTGA